In a genomic window of Magnolia sinica isolate HGM2019 chromosome 14, MsV1, whole genome shotgun sequence:
- the LOC131226170 gene encoding alpha carbonic anhydrase 7-like isoform X1, with protein sequence MKNPNTHIFFYAFLLLLIFHSRQTTSQEVEDESEFDYIQGSERGPEHWGEMHEEWAMCKNGDMQSPIDLWHERVEVVPNLGRLKRSYKPSNATLKNRGHDIMLKWINSAGSIYLNGTEYMLNQCHWHSPSEHTINGRRYALEVHLVHESLDKRIAVVGVMYKIGRPDTFLSELMEQIGSIADSHELETKVGVVDPRHLKMGSRKYYRYMGSLTVPPCTQGVVWTLLKKVRTVSREQVRLLRMAVMDYAEKNARPTQPINTRAVLLYSPST encoded by the exons ATGAAGAATCCAAACACTCATATCTTCTTTTATGCgtttctcctcctcctcatctttcATTCACGCCAAACAACATCACAAGAAGTtg AGGATGAGAGTGAGTTTGATTATATTCAAGGGAGTGAAAGGGGACCTGAACATTGGGGAGAAATGCATGAGGAATGGGCCATGTGCAAGAACGGTGATATGCAGTCTCCTATTGATTTATGGCACGAAAGAGTTGAAGTGGTCCCGAATTTAGGAAGATTAAAAAGGAGTTACAAGCCCTCAAATGCAACATTGAAGAATAGAGGACATGATATTATG TTGAAGTGGATCAACAGTGCGGGCTCGATTTACCTCAACGGAACCGAATACATGCTCAATCAATGTCATTGGCATTCACCATCGGAGCATACCATCAATGGCCGAAG GTATGCCTTAGAGGTGCACCTGGTACACGAGAGCTTGGACAAAAGGATTGCCGTGGTAGGAGTCATGTACAAAATTGGAAGACCTGACACATTTCTTTCGGAG CTGATGGAGCAGATAGGATCTATTGCTGATAGCCACGAATTAGAAACAAAAGTGGGGGTGGTTGATCCAAGGCATTTAAAGATGGGAAGCAGGAAATATTATAGGTACATGGGCTCTCTCACCGTCCCTCCTTGTACGCAAGGTGTTGTTTGGACACTTCTGAAAAAG GTGAGGACTGTTTCAAGGGAACAAGTGAGATTGCTAAGGATGGCAGTTATGGAT TATGCAGAGAAGAATGCGAGGCCCACACAACCAATCAATACACGTGCCGTGCTTCTGTACAGTCCATCGACTTGA
- the LOC131226170 gene encoding alpha carbonic anhydrase 7-like isoform X2, with protein MKNPNTHIFFYAFLLLLIFHSRQTTSQEVEDESEFDYIQGSERGPEHWGEMHEEWAMCKNGDMQSPIDLWHERVEVVPNLGRLKRSYKPSNATLKNRGHDIMLKWINSAGSIYLNGTEYMLNQCHWHSPSEHTINGRRYALEVHLVHESLDKRIAVVGVMYKIGRPDTFLSELMEQIGSIADSHELETKVGVVDPRHLKMGSRKYYRYMGSLTVPPCTQGVVWTLLKKVRTVSREQVRLLRMAVMDVSSLH; from the exons ATGAAGAATCCAAACACTCATATCTTCTTTTATGCgtttctcctcctcctcatctttcATTCACGCCAAACAACATCACAAGAAGTtg AGGATGAGAGTGAGTTTGATTATATTCAAGGGAGTGAAAGGGGACCTGAACATTGGGGAGAAATGCATGAGGAATGGGCCATGTGCAAGAACGGTGATATGCAGTCTCCTATTGATTTATGGCACGAAAGAGTTGAAGTGGTCCCGAATTTAGGAAGATTAAAAAGGAGTTACAAGCCCTCAAATGCAACATTGAAGAATAGAGGACATGATATTATG TTGAAGTGGATCAACAGTGCGGGCTCGATTTACCTCAACGGAACCGAATACATGCTCAATCAATGTCATTGGCATTCACCATCGGAGCATACCATCAATGGCCGAAG GTATGCCTTAGAGGTGCACCTGGTACACGAGAGCTTGGACAAAAGGATTGCCGTGGTAGGAGTCATGTACAAAATTGGAAGACCTGACACATTTCTTTCGGAG CTGATGGAGCAGATAGGATCTATTGCTGATAGCCACGAATTAGAAACAAAAGTGGGGGTGGTTGATCCAAGGCATTTAAAGATGGGAAGCAGGAAATATTATAGGTACATGGGCTCTCTCACCGTCCCTCCTTGTACGCAAGGTGTTGTTTGGACACTTCTGAAAAAG GTGAGGACTGTTTCAAGGGAACAAGTGAGATTGCTAAGGATGGCAGTTATGGATGTGAGTTCTTTGCATTGA